From the genome of Vicia villosa cultivar HV-30 ecotype Madison, WI linkage group LG2, Vvil1.0, whole genome shotgun sequence, one region includes:
- the LOC131652553 gene encoding WEB family protein At3g02930, chloroplastic-like, protein MASKSRSGLSESSNKAASLATPNKAASPATPNKATLSKVPPATPNKTSPATPRVSKLGRGVSKPESDSPSPSPLQATRLSAEKASPRSLNSKPIAERKSPRPTTPADKPMPRVAVKSSELQTQLNVAQEDLKKAKEQLVQAEKEKDKAINELKEAQKVSEEANEKLREAMVAQKRAEDDSEIEKFRAVELEQAGIEAAQKKEEEWQKELESVRNQHALDVSALLTTTQELQRVKHELVMTCDAKNQALSHADDATKIAELHVEKAEILSAELIRLKGLLDSKMETEASENKIVLELQTEIENLRQELEKAKDYGEKLVEKEALIEQLNVEFEAAKMTESYAHSVLDEWRKKVEELELKIEELESKVEEANKLERSVSLSLESATKQLESKNELLHDAESEISSLKEKVAMLEMTIGRQRGDLEDSEHCLLVAKEESLEMSKRIESLESEIEAVTKEKVQALNNEKLSASSVQTLLEEKSKLTNELEISRNEEEKTKKAMDSLASALHEVSAEARESKEKLLSYQAEHESYETQIQDLKSVLEASEEKFESMLNNAHHEIDVLTSSIENSNNDIANSKVEWEQKEHHLVSCLKKTEEENSSLGNEINRLISLLKETEEEANVKREEEAQLKENMKEVEAEVIHLQEALKEAHAENMKLKESLLDKENEFQNIFQENEDLRSREYTSIKKVEELSKSLEEATTRNQSVENGDLTDSEKDYDLLPKVVEFSEENGHGGESGISKEELLVPVSVSAHEEDIVLKDKFEKTESFKSDNVNGKPKKEDEGKKEDDSVELKMWESCKIEKKEFSPEKVTEPEESFEEEVESKIDDSETNGTSATENIEGGGSSPTKQQAVKKKKKALLGKFGSLLKKKSGGK, encoded by the exons ATCTGGTTTATCGGAATCGTCGAACAAAGCGGCATCGCTGGCTACGCCGAACAAAGCAGCGTCGCCGGCTACTCCTAACAAAGCAACTCTCAGCAAAGTGCCACCGGCAACTCCTAATAAAACATCACCGGCAACTCCGAGAGTTAGTAAGCTTGGTAGAGGTGTGTCTAAACCGGAATCTGACTCGCCTTCGCCTTCGCCATTGCAAGCTACGCGCCTTTCTGCTGAAAAAGCATCGCCGCGATCTCTGAATTCAAAGCCGATTGCGGAGAGGAAATCGCCGAGACCTACCACACCAGCTGAT AAGCCAATGCCGAGAGTTGCTGTAAAGAGTTCAGAATTGCAGACACAGTTAAATGTCGCTCAAGAAGATCTAAAGAAAGCGAAGGAACAGCTGGTTCaggctgagaaagagaaagataagGCAATAAATGAGCTTAAAGAAGCGCAAAAAGTGTCTGAGGAAGCAAATGAGAAACTCAGGGAGGCAATGGTGGCTCAGAAGCGTGCTGAGGATGATTCGGAGATTGAGAAGTTCCGAGCTGTTGAGCTGGAACAGGCTGGAATTGAAGCTGCTCAGAAGAAGGAAGAGGAATGGCAGAAAGAGCTTGAAAGCGTGAGGAACCAGCATGCTTTGGATGTGTCGGCTCTTCTCACCACCACTCAGGAGCTTCAGCGAGTTAAGCATGAACTCGTCATGACTTGTGATGCAAAGAACCAGGCACTGAGTCACGCAGATGATGCAACTAAGATTGCTGAGCTTCATGTTGAGAAAGCGGAGATTCTTTCGGCTGAACTGATACGGTTGAAGGGCTTACTAGATTCAAAAATGGAAACTGAGGCAAGTGAAAACAAGATTGTGTTGGAGCTGCAAACGGAGATTGAAAATCTTAGGCAAGAGCTTGAAAAGGCGAAGGATTACGGTGAAAAGTTGGTAGAGAAAGAGGCTTTGATTGAACAGCTTAATGTGGAGTTTGAAGCTGCTAAGATGACTGAATCTTATGCGCACAGTGTGCTAGACGAGTGGAGAAAAAAAGTTGAGGAACTAGAATTGAAGATCGAGGAACTCGAATCGAAAGTTGAAGAAGCAAATAAGTTAGAGAGATCCGTGTCATTGTCCTTGGAATCTGCAACAAAACAGCTAGAAAGTAAAAATGAATTATTGCATGATGCAGAATCTGAAATTTCTAGTCTTAAAgagaaagtggcaatgttggaaATGACAATTGGGAGGCAAAGAGGAGATCTCGAGGACTCAGAGCACTGTCTTCTTGTGGCTAAGGAAGAAAGTCTTGAAATGTCGAAGAGGATTGAATCTCTCGAATCTGAAATCGAGGCGGTTACTAAAGAGAAAGTTCAGGCATTGAACAACGAAAAGCTTTCAGCTTCAAGTGTGCAGACCCTATTAGAAGAGAAAAGCAAACTCACCAATGAATTGGAGATTTCTCGAAACGAAGAAGAAAAGACCAAAAAGGCCATGGATAGCTTAGCTTCTGCGTTACATGAAGTATCTGCAGAAGCCCGAGAATCCAAAGAGAAGCTATTATCTTACCAAGCCGAACATGAAAGCTATGAGACTCAGATTCAAGATTTAAAATCGGTCTTAGAAGCTAGTGAAGAAAAATTCGAGTCCATGCTTAACAATGCACATCATGAGATTGATGTTCTTACATCTAGTATTGAAAATTCCAACAATGATATTGCAAACTCCAAGGTGGAGTGGGAGCAGAAAGAACATCATCTTGTGAGCTGCTTAAAGAAAACCGAAGAAGAAAACTCTTCCCTCGGAAACGAAATAAACAGGTTGATTTCTTTACTGAAAGAAACCGAGGAAGAAGCGAATGTCAAAAGAGAGGAAGAAGCTCAACTAAAGGAAAACATGAAAGAAGTTGAGGCTGAGGTGATCCATCTGCAGGAAGCACTTAAAGAAGCACATGCTGAGAACATGAAGTTGAAGGAGAGTTTATTGGATAAAGAAAACGAGTTTCagaatatttttcaagaaaacgaGGACCTCCGGTCTAGAGAATACACGTCCATTAAGAAGGTGGAGGAGCTATCTAAGTCGCTTGAAGAAGCTACAACACGAAACCAAAGCGTGGAAAACGGTGATCTCACCGATAGCGAGAAGGACTACGATTTGCTTCCTAAAGTAGTAGAATTCTCTGAAGAGAATGGACATGGAGGAGAAAGCGGCATATCTAAAGAAGAGCTTTTGGTTCCGGTTTCAGTTTCGGCCCATGAAGAAGATATTGTCTTGAAAGACAAGTTTGAGAAAACAGAATCTTTCAAATCTGATAATGTGAATGGAAagccaaagaaagaagatgagggaaagaaagaagatgattCTGTTGAATTGAAAATGTGGGAGAGCTGCAAGATAGAGAAAAAGGAGTTCTCGCCAGAgaaagtaacagaaccagaagaATCgtttgaagaggaagttgagtcaaAGATAGACGATAGCGAGACAAATGGAACATCTGCGACAGAGAACATTGAGGGCGGTGGAAGTTCGCCGACAAAACAACAAgcggtgaagaagaagaagaaagcttTGCTTGGTAAGTTTGGAAGCCTGTTGAAGAAAAAGAGTGGTGGCAAATAG